The region CTCGACCATTTCCTCGATAGTGTTTTTTCCATCCGACCACTTCGTGTGCATCTGCAAATCACCGCGGATGTCATCGAGTTCGATCAATTTCGGTAATGCGTTCTTTGCGGCGAGTTCGATTTCTCCGTTGTTCTCGCGCATCTCCGGGGGTATCCAAGCGAGTCCCAATGCTGCGTATACATCTTTTTCCTCTTTTCCTGCAATCATCGTTCCTGTTTGACGTTTCCCTTTTAATTTGAATACACCATATTCGGAAACGCGAAGATTTTTTTCGAGTGCGAGCTTTCTCAAAGCGATGTTATGTTCCTTCGAACCCGTAAAATAACACAATGCGGCACCGTAACTTTCTCTCGGAAGAACGCGCAAATCGACCTGCAGACCCGACCCCAAAATAACCGTCGCTTTCGTCCCCCCCGCAGCCAATACTTTGCTTATCTTCGGATACTTCGTAAAATGCTCGACTATCGAATCTGCTTGCTTCCCGATGGCGAGAATATCGATATCGCCTACCGTCTCTTTTCGTCTACGATAACTTCCCGCCGCTTCTACTCTTTCGATTCCTGGTGCTTTGCGCATATACTCTAAAAGAGGAACGACGTGTTGGTCTGCTTCGCTCAATAAAAACCTTCCCGATTGCTTTTGAAATTGTTCGATGCTTTGTAAGATGTTTTCTTCGGTCTTTTTCCCGAATCCTCGAATCCCCGCAATCTTTCCTGCCTGCGCTGCCTCTTTCAATTGCTCCACTGTTTCTATTTTCAATTCTCGATACAAAGCCATTGCTTTTTTCGGTCCTAACCCCGGTAATTCCATCAATTGCACTAATGAAGGAGGAAGTTTCGCTTGTAATTCATGCAATTGGGTCAAAGTGCCCGTCTTAACGATTTCTTGGATCTTGCCCGCTAAATCCTTTCCGATTCCTGGCAATTTGTCGAGGTCTGCGCCTTCTTCTATTAATTTCCAAAGTGGCGTCGCCAATCCGCGCACGACGCGCGCAGCGTTTCGATATGCACGGATGCGAAAGGGATTTTCATCCAAAAGTTCTAAAAAATCCGCCACTCTATCGAAAATATCTGCGACCTCGTAGTTTTCCACCCTATCGACCGCTTGTTTTTCTGCGGTCTGTTCTTTTTTAGTTTCTCCGACTTCTCTTTTTTCGGCGGTTTTAATTGCACGTGTGGAAACTTGTTTAGTTACTTGTTTAGTTTTCGGCATTGTTTTTTATCACTTGTTTTTACTCACACGAAGTGATTCGTAAAGTCGCAAACGAATCTACTCGACCTCATTCTCGAATTAATTTATCACCTTTATTCAGTCGAGCCTCTTATAAATACGCTCGAAAAGCCTTGGCTGCCCCCCAGGGACTCGAACCCCAACCAACTGATCCAGAGTCAGTCGTTCTGCCATTAAACTAGGGGGCAAACGTATGCATTCTATGTGAAAGTATACCGATGCGTCAACACATCGGAATCGCCTCGATACCCAACACTTCGCAAGCCGCCTGCAGTTCCCCCATGTAGTCCCCCAAAACTGCATGGATGTGGTTGCTCGAATACATCTTCGTTAAATCTTTTCGAGGTGCATCGAAAACAGCAAAACAATGAGGCCATTCGGGACTCGTCTGCGCGGAGAGTTTCCTATCCACTTCTTCTCCGAATCTCACGAACGAACCCGTGAAAAAATGCATCCGATAACGACCGTCCTTTCTCGTAAGCCGCGCAAAAGTAACTTTATCTGCTGGGTCTGCAAAGAACTCCACAGAAGCACCTCCGCAGGGGAAATAGAGAGGATTGCTCGGATGCAAGGTCACTTCACGCCAATTGATTCTGTAATCTTCGGAACGTTTGCTGAACCACGGCGCATGTTGACCGCTGTTCACCAAGTCGTACACACCTTCACCATCGAATTTCCCTCCAGCCGCGCGGATGTCTTCAATACTGAAAAAATGCCGCAAATCCGCAAACAAAACAGGTGTCCCACTCAAATGGTGAAGAATCTGCATGGTGAGTGCGCCATTGCTGTCGCACTCCGTTGCGCATATCAAAGGCTTTTTCTTCCGCTCTTCCCAATCTGTCGTGTCATTGAATAATGCCTCTGGAACATCCATGGTGATTCCGTTCTTCCATTCTGTGTAATCGAGTTGTCCTGTCAATCCGATGAAGTCCAGACCTTCTTCTTTGCAATAATCTTTGCACGCGAGATAAAAACGAACTTGTTTCGCGAGGTGTCCATCGAGCCCATCTCTCAATCGCTCGGGATTCCATACGATTTTGCCGCAGTGGAGTTTCAACCACTCGAGACCCTCTTCCACTCGCTCGTCCGCGATTTCATCGGATAGCCATGCAAGAGTCAATTGTGAACGGTGAAACACGTGAATTCCGAATTGCTTCATCCATTGGCTCGGGTCGATGTGCCCGGTATACATCCCCATGCTCGGACCATCGAATTCTCCGTATCGCAAACCGAACAGCCGCTTTGCTGCTGCTTCGCCTTTCTTTCGCTTATCTGGTTCGTGCCTAAAAAGCCATTCTCGCATTTCGCGAGCAACCGTCTCGTTTTCTAAATCGCCGAGAACTCGTCCGAATGGCACATTGAATTCGTCAAGAGAACCTGCTGCAGCAAAGAACGCTACCCATCCAGGAAAGCCCGGGTTGATGTTCCCTAAAAAGCAAATAGGAATATTTGCGGCATGAAGGTCTCTCGCCACTTGTGCCGCAAAATCGGGAAACGCCCAAACGCAAAAATTGAAAATCACTCCATCGCATTTCTGCTCAATCATACGTGCAGCATTTTGCCGGGCAGTCAGGTAATTCCAACTGATGAATTCCCCTTCGACGACTTCATGCCCTTCCCGCCGCAACCAATCTGCAACTTTTCGCTGAAATTCGAAGCACTGTTTTTCGAGAATATCCGCCGCCCTCTTGCGGCCATCGGTGAATGTAATCACTCCTACTTTCATGAAAGAGAATTATAACGGATGGGAAACGCGCCTCTTTCGTGATGAAAAAACTTTCAGGAAATCCAGGTGGCTAAATAAGGCGATTGCTAGAAGTGTGGCTGCTCTTTAAGAACTAACCTCTAAGCTTCGAAATCCTTTCCTCGAACATTGCCTGTAATTGTCGTGCCTTGGCATCGTATGCTTCTTTATCCTGCCATGTGTCTTTCGGATTCAACAACTTAGAATCTACGTCTGGGCAAGAGACGGGAACTTCGAGATCGAAAATCGGGTCTTTTCGAAATTCCACTCCATTCAATTTTCCGGAAAGAGCGGCACGTATCAACGCGCGAGTCGCAGGCAAAGGAATTCGATGACCCACTCCGAATGCCCCCCCTGTCCATCCCGTATTCACGAGCCATACCGAAGTTTTGTGTTTTCGAATTTTCTCTCCCAACATTTCTGCATAGACGTTCGGGTGCAACGGCAAAAAAGGCGAGCCGAAACAAGTGCTGAATGTAGCCTGTGGATCGGTAATTCCCGTTTCCGTCCCTGCGATTTTCGCCGTATAGCCTAACAAAAACTGTTCCATCGTCTGCTCTTCGCTCAACTTCGCTATCGGAGGAAGAACGCCGAAGGCATCGCAGGTCAAGAAGCAAATATTCTTCGGGTGCCCCCCCACACTCGGCACGACAGCCCCTTCGATATATTCGATAGGATAACTACATCGCGTGTTCTCTGTTATAGAAGCATCATCATAATCCGGCGATCTGTCTTTTCGCAGAACTACGTTTTCCAACACAGAACCGAAGCGAATCGCATTCCATATCTGCGGTTCTCTCTCCTTCGAGAGTTTGATGCATTTTGCATAGCATCCCCCCTCGATATTGAAAACTCCGTCGTCGCTCCAGCCGTGCTCATCGTCTCCGATGAGACGACGCTCTGGATCTGCGCTCAAAGTCGTTTTGCCTGTGCCGCTCAAACCGAAGAACAGTGCCACATCGCCCGAAGAACCCATATTCGCAGAACAATGCATGCTGAGAATATTGTTTACCGGGAGTAGATAATTCATGATCGTAAAAATAGATTTCTTCATCTCACCCGCATAATGCGTTCCGCCGATCATGACCAACTTTTGCGCAAAATGAATGAGAATAAATGCCTCGGAACGAGTTCCATCCTCTTTAGGATTCGCCTGCATCTCGCAAACGTTGATTACCGTCCAATCCGGTTCGAAATACTCCAACTCTTCAGCAGTCGGACGAAGCAAGAGCGTTTTAATAAAAAGAGCGTGCCATGCTTTTTGTGTAATGAATCTCGCTTTTATACGATAACGCGGGTCTGCGCATGCAAACGTATCTACGATGTAAAGTTCTTTCCCCCGTAAATATTCATTGACTTTCGCTTTCAGGTTATTGAATTTATCCTCATCGAAAGGTTTGTTGTTTTCCCACCAAATACGTCCCTCACTCGAAGGTTCTCTTACGATGAATTTATCTAATGGTGTTCGTCCCGTAAATTTCCCAGTGCGCGTTACTAAAGCCCCATTATCTGCGAGAAGCCCTTCGTTGTTCCGAATCGCATGCTCTACGAGTTCTGCCGCGGGAAGATTTGCATAAATAGATTTCGCGTTGGACAACTCGAAATGCGACGATAAAGGTTCTGCTGTTATAGCCAAATCGGTTCTCCAAGGATGGAGCAGTTCTAATGAACCGCCTTAGTAGTCGTTCCTATCTTACCTCGCATTCAAAAAAAATTCTCCGAAAGCAGGCGAAAAGGGCGCTTCTAACTGGAAAAGTCGAGGCGAATGACCAATCATTTTATAAGCCAGATAACTATACCGGCACGGAGAAACTCCATCTTTTACTCGAGGAAAGTGTTAGGACTGCCACCTCTTTGGTCGCTCTGGAGCCTCCTCATCGGTATTCTCGTCCTATGGGGATGCGGTGGAGGAGGAAGTACCGGGAGCACTTCGTCCTTGGTGACCCTGCAAATTCAGTCCGCAGGGCTCACGGGAATACCCATCAGTGTTTCCCCTGCAGATACCACAGGGCAAACTGACGGAGTTACCCCTTTTCAAAGAATCTTCGATTCGAACACACAGGTAGTACTCGTTGCACCCACGGATGTCAATGGGATTCGTTTTACTCATTGGCAAACCTCATGGGGGGGCACGACCACATCTAATACACTACAACTCACGCTCTATAGCGATGTGGTTGTCACTGCTGTATACGATACGGGAACATGCGATGGAGACGAATTCCTACCGAATTACGTATACAACCTAACCGCCTTGCTCCATTGGCCTGGCATTCCGGTAAATGTATATTTCGTCCAAGACCAATACTACACTGATTCGCTACGCGCTATTGCCCTCGCAGGTTTCGACGAATGGACTTCGAGCACGAACGGTGTAATTCATTGGGTGATTACGACAAACCCGAACGATGCTCATATTCGCGTTTCCTTCACACCCACTCTCTCTGGCAACACATTAGGAATTACCTCATTCACGTACAGCGGAGATGTTCTTCTTCCGGTCGTGGACATGAAAATCCGAACGACTTATAACGACACTCCGCTTTTCGACGGGGATATCCAAGAAATCGCTGCTCATGAAATGGGGCACGCTATGGGGATTTATGGCCATAGTGACCAACCTTCTGATGTCATGTACCCTTCGCAAGCTCTCGGCATCGTTCATTATTTGACGATACGAGACACGAACACGATGAAGACGGGTTATTGTTGGCTATTTCTTCCCGGCATAGGACCCTCAGGCATTCCACCCGGACCGTCCACCACTCGATCACTTTACTGCCCGAAAGCAAGATGAGGGGTGATTTTCGGATGCCTACAGGCGTAAATAGGTAGAAGAGATTAAAGAAGTGGAAAAATCCCTCTTTGGTACTCTATAATGCCTTTTCAACCCATTTGCATAAAATGCAAGGAGGCAAACATGTTCAAAAAGATATTCCTTTCCATCTCGGTTCTCTCAGCGCTAATTGCGTTTTCGAGCATCTCTTTTGCTCAGATGCGCGAAGCCAATAAGCCATGGGAAATCTCTGTTGGCCTCACCTCTTGGACAGGTGACCACGATGACGCAGGTTTCGATATAGGATTTATTCTCGGAATCGATTACATCATCGGTGTTACCGAGAACTCGATGACTTTCGTCGGAGCGCGTGGAATTTGGGGCTCCGACGGATTCGACAGCCGAACTTTCGGTGGGCACATCGGGATTAAATTCAACCTGGGCGAAGCACGAGGAGCCCAACCTTTCTATGTCAAGGCTGCTGCCGGTGCATACAACACGGAGTTGAGCAATGGCGGGAGCGTCGACGAGACTGACTTCGGTGGATTCATAGGAATCGGTTACGATTTCGATTTCGGTGCGGAGACAACGAACATTCCTGCCGCATTCGAACTCGGCTATTTCTTTATGCCCGAAGTCACCAGTATAGACAACACCGGTTTTTATTTCTCTCTCGGTGTGAGAGTCTAAACCTCAGTATTCCGATTAGAACGCACAATCGGTTTTCCGATTGTGCGTTTTTTTGCTAACGCACATGAATAAGTATTAATCGCCTCTATTTCTTATTCTCTCCACTTCTTACTCCCTCCACTCTCGAGACTTTTTCTCTCTCCGTCTCTTATCCAATTACGACGCGTTCCTCCCCCACCCTTCTCGTAACACGCTGTTCGTCCATGTATTGCAGAATCGGCAGGGCGTATTTGCGAGAGGATTTCGTCGCGTCTCGAAATTGCGCTACCGTAAATTTCGGACCGAGTTTTCGAACCGTATCCTTCAATCGTTCCAATGTTTCTTTAGAATAAACGAGCCCTTCATCCAATTTCACGAGCACCCCCAATTCTATTCCGAGACGGAAAATTTCTTCTACCGCTTGCTGGGGAATACGCAATTCGTTCGCCACCTCTGATGGACTCGGCGCAATCGCTCCACGAGAATTCATCACTTCCAAGACACGTTCTAATAGCGCTTTTTGTCTTTCGTTCAACTGGATAGCAAAATCGGGATGCCGAA is a window of Fimbriimonadales bacterium DNA encoding:
- the polX gene encoding DNA polymerase/3'-5' exonuclease PolX; amino-acid sequence: MPKTKQVTKQVSTRAIKTAEKREVGETKKEQTAEKQAVDRVENYEVADIFDRVADFLELLDENPFRIRAYRNAARVVRGLATPLWKLIEEGADLDKLPGIGKDLAGKIQEIVKTGTLTQLHELQAKLPPSLVQLMELPGLGPKKAMALYRELKIETVEQLKEAAQAGKIAGIRGFGKKTEENILQSIEQFQKQSGRFLLSEADQHVVPLLEYMRKAPGIERVEAAGSYRRRKETVGDIDILAIGKQADSIVEHFTKYPKISKVLAAGGTKATVILGSGLQVDLRVLPRESYGAALCYFTGSKEHNIALRKLALEKNLRVSEYGVFKLKGKRQTGTMIAGKEEKDVYAALGLAWIPPEMRENNGEIELAAKNALPKLIELDDIRGDLQMHTKWSDGKNTIEEMVEACIELGYEYMAISDHSKALAMTKGLGPKELKQQFKEIAKVQKKHPKIKILRSLEVDIHADGTLDLDDESLAALDLVVVSVHSRFNLPYAQQTERILKAIQHPETNILGHPTGRLLGQRPPMEFDVEKVLKAAKEYNVAVEINAQPERLDLMDNYIRVARELGVKMIINTDAHSVSELRMMHYGVEQARRGWLEKKHVLNTQSFDSFMKSFKK
- the pckA gene encoding phosphoenolpyruvate carboxykinase (ATP), with protein sequence MAITAEPLSSHFELSNAKSIYANLPAAELVEHAIRNNEGLLADNGALVTRTGKFTGRTPLDKFIVREPSSEGRIWWENNKPFDEDKFNNLKAKVNEYLRGKELYIVDTFACADPRYRIKARFITQKAWHALFIKTLLLRPTAEELEYFEPDWTVINVCEMQANPKEDGTRSEAFILIHFAQKLVMIGGTHYAGEMKKSIFTIMNYLLPVNNILSMHCSANMGSSGDVALFFGLSGTGKTTLSADPERRLIGDDEHGWSDDGVFNIEGGCYAKCIKLSKEREPQIWNAIRFGSVLENVVLRKDRSPDYDDASITENTRCSYPIEYIEGAVVPSVGGHPKNICFLTCDAFGVLPPIAKLSEEQTMEQFLLGYTAKIAGTETGITDPQATFSTCFGSPFLPLHPNVYAEMLGEKIRKHKTSVWLVNTGWTGGAFGVGHRIPLPATRALIRAALSGKLNGVEFRKDPIFDLEVPVSCPDVDSKLLNPKDTWQDKEAYDAKARQLQAMFEERISKLRG
- a CDS encoding matrixin family metalloprotease, which codes for MLGLPPLWSLWSLLIGILVLWGCGGGGSTGSTSSLVTLQIQSAGLTGIPISVSPADTTGQTDGVTPFQRIFDSNTQVVLVAPTDVNGIRFTHWQTSWGGTTTSNTLQLTLYSDVVVTAVYDTGTCDGDEFLPNYVYNLTALLHWPGIPVNVYFVQDQYYTDSLRAIALAGFDEWTSSTNGVIHWVITTNPNDAHIRVSFTPTLSGNTLGITSFTYSGDVLLPVVDMKIRTTYNDTPLFDGDIQEIAAHEMGHAMGIYGHSDQPSDVMYPSQALGIVHYLTIRDTNTMKTGYCWLFLPGIGPSGIPPGPSTTRSLYCPKAR
- a CDS encoding outer membrane beta-barrel protein, with the translated sequence MFKKIFLSISVLSALIAFSSISFAQMREANKPWEISVGLTSWTGDHDDAGFDIGFILGIDYIIGVTENSMTFVGARGIWGSDGFDSRTFGGHIGIKFNLGEARGAQPFYVKAAAGAYNTELSNGGSVDETDFGGFIGIGYDFDFGAETTNIPAAFELGYFFMPEVTSIDNTGFYFSLGVRV